In the Astatotilapia calliptera chromosome 5, fAstCal1.2, whole genome shotgun sequence genome, one interval contains:
- the ssu72 gene encoding RNA polymerase II subunit A C-terminal domain phosphatase SSU72 — protein MPSHPLRVAVVCSSNQNRSMEAHNILSKRGFDVRSFGTGSHVKLPGPAPDKPNVYDFKTTYEQMYNDLVRKDKELYTQNGILHMLDRNKRIKSKPERFQNCKDKFDLVITCEERVYDQVVEDLNSREQETLQPVHVINVDIQDNHEEATLGAFLICELCQCIQHTDDMENEIDELLQEFEDKSNRPFLHTVCFY, from the exons ATGCCGAGCCACCCGCTGCGTGTAGCGGTTGTGTGCTCGAGCAACCAGAACCGCAGTATGGAAGCGCACAATATCCTCAG CAAACGTGGATTTGATGTGCGTTCATTTGGGACAGGGTCTCATGTGAAGCTACCCGGTCCTGCTCCGGATAAGCCAAATGTGTATGACTTCAAAACGACATATGAACAGATGTACAACGACTTGGTCCGCAAGGACAAGGAACT ATACACACAAAACGGCATCCTGCACATGCTGGACCGCAACAAGCGGATCAAATCAAAGCCAGAGCGCTTCCAGAACTGCAAGGACAAGTTTGACCTGGTCATCACCTGTGAAGAGAGAGTCTATGACCAAGTGGTGGAGG ATTTGAATTCCAGAGAGCAGGAGACGCTGCAGCCCGTGCATGTAATCAATGTAGACATTCAGGATAACCACGAGGAAGCCACACTGGGCGCCTTCCTCATCTGTGAGCTGTGCCAATGT ATCCAGCACACCGACGACATGGAGAATGAAATCGACGAGCTCCTACAAGAGTTTGAGGACAAAAGCAACAGGCCTTTCCTTCACACTGTCTGCTTCTACTAA